AGTTCGTCGATTTGCTTTCAGATGGTGACCCTTGCGATGGGGAACCGCGAATTTGGTCAGGCCTTAACTGGAGCAGCCATAAGCGGGGTACCTTTGTGCAGGGGTTGCCATCCGGAAGCAAATCGAAGCGACATCGGCCTTCTTGCCTCAAGCGTTTCTCAAAACAGCACTGCACTGCGCGGCCCCTCGGATGTCGGACTCTCCTGCAAGCGATGCAAAAAATCACGATGATGACAAGTACATCGTCGTTGCTCGCCGTTATCGACCGTTGCAATTTGACCAATTGGTCGGCCAGGAGAACGCCACGCGGGCGTTGATGAATGCGATCGAAACCGGTCGCGTCGGACACGCCTATCTGTTCACCGGGGCTCGTGGGGTTGGTAAGACCAGCACGGCGCGGATCTTCGCCAAAGCGCTCAATGCGCCCGAAGGGCCTACCGCCACGCCTGACAATTCGTCCGATATCTGCCAAGCGATCGATGCGGGTGAGGATATCGATGTGCTGGAAATCGATGGTGCCAGCAATCGTGGTATCGATGAGATTCGCCAGTTGCGTGCGGGTGTGGGGATGCGTCCCAGTCGCGCTCGCTACAAGATCTACATCATCGATGAAGTCCACATGCTCACCCAGCAGGCGTTTAATGCCCTGCTGAAGACGCTCGAAGAGCCCCCCGAGCACGTCAAGTTCATCTTCTGCACGACCGACCCGGAAAAGATCCCGATCACGGTCCTCAGCCGCTGTCAGCGGTTCGATTTTGCGCCGGTCGAAACCGAAGCGATTCTCGCGCGGTTGGAAGAGATCGTGCAGTCCGAAGGTTGCCAAGCCGATCAAGACGCGTTGCGTTTGTTGGCTCGCCGAGCCGCCGGTTCGATGCGGGATAGCCAGTCGTTATTGGAGCAGGTGCTCAGTTTTGCCACCGATCGAATCACCGTCGATCAAGTGCATTCGATGCTGGGGACCGCCGATGACACGCGGCTTTCGGCACTGGCTGTCGGTTTGATCGATCGCGATCCCGCAGCGGTCTTGAAAATGGTCGACGATGCGGTGATGGGTGGCATCGACGCGGGGCAATTGGCGGAACAACTGTTGGGCTATTTCCGCGACCTGATGACCGCCACGGTCGGCTGTGGTGTCGATATGTTGCGGCACGCCGCTCCCGGTTCGTATGACGATCTTGCGGCCCAGGGGAACCGGTTGGGGATTCATACGATCTTGGTGATCGTGGGAATCATCGACCAGGCGATTACAAGAATGCGCCAAAGTGTCCACAGCCGCGTCTTGCTGGAAGCCGCGCTGGTGCAGATCTGTCGTTTGGCCGATCTGCAGGCGATTTCCGACGTCGTAGCGGGTTTGCGGCAGGTGTCGGCCGGTGGGGCCGCACCAGTTCAGCCGGCGGCGGTCGAAAAAAAAAACATTGACCTAGCGTCGAACGCTCCTGCGGCGGCTTCCGTTCCGCCTGCAAATGTCGCTCGTTCCGCGTCGCCAGCGGGAAGTGCCCCGCCCCCAGCGGCGAACGCGGCTCCCCCCGCTGCTGTTGCTCCGAACGCTCCGGCTCCGGCTCCGTCATCGAGCGTCCCTGCTCCTGCGGCTCCGCGTCCGGTCGCCGCGCCGACGGCGGTCGCAGAGCGCCCAGCCAGTGGCGGTGCCGCCGTGTCGCCCCCCGCAGCTGCCTCGCCCAGTCCCCCTGGTCCAGTCTCTCGTCCTGCGGCGGCCTCGCAAAATGCGGCTGCAGCGGTTGCTGTGCAGGAGCCGCCCAGCAACAACGGTGCACCCGCCGCTTCCGGACAGTGGGATGCCGAGTACGTAAGATCGATGTGGAGGGGAGCGATCGCGTCGTTGGACGATATGACGGCAAACTATGCGAAAAACGCTCAACGTGTGGAGCCTGCGGGGGATGGTGCGATCCGTGTCTACTTTCCAAGTGCTCGCAGTTTGGACAAGGTAAGTTGCGAGAAGCCCGAGCGGCGGAGTAAATTAGAAGCGGCGTTGGCGGCGGTTGCAAAGCGGCATGTCCACTACGATTGCTTCTTGATCGAAGCTCCTCCAAGCCAGAAGCCGGTCCGGCGGGCATTGACCAGTGCCGATCGGGCCCGTCGCCAACGCGAGGTTGAACAAGAGCCGATCATTGCGAAAATGATGGAGTTGTTCGACGCCGAGGTGGTGAAGGTGATTCCAGCGAAGGAAGAAGATTAGCACGAAGTTCCCTCGGTGGGGAATTTTGAGCTGTAGTGGTCTGGCTTTTGCTGTATGGGTGGCTCGCTCGGTTTCGGGCTGCGTTAACGATCGTGCGTCCCTTGGGGGCACAGCGTTTTGGGCGATCGGTCTCGGGAGTGCGAAGCGAGCACGAAGCATTCAATCAAAATCAATATCAACGGGCAAACGGTTCCATGTTCAAAGGACTGTCAGACATCGCATCGCTGATGCAGCAGGCGCAAAAGTTGCCGGCCAAGATGGAAGAGATCAATCGTCAATTGCAATCGGAGCGAGTCAGCGGCTCGGCCGGTGGCGGGATGGTCACCGTCGAGATGAACGGCGCCGGTGAAGTCACGGCGGTTCGGATCGAGCAGGAGTTGATGGCTCAGGGGGATCGCGAGCTGATCGAGGACCTGTTGCCGGGAGCGATCAACGATGCCAGTGCCAAAGCGAAGGCGTTGCAAGCCGAATCGATGCAAGGCCTAACCGGCGGGATCAGTCTGCCCGGCATGGAAGCGGCGTTGGCCAAGTTTACCGGCGGCGGTGGTGGAGCCAACTGAGATGGCCGAGCTGACTCAGTCGGTTGCCGACATGATCGACCAGTTGGGGCGGTTGCCCGGAATCGGTCGCAAGAGCGCCGAACGGCTCGCCTATCATCTTTTGCGAGTCCCGAAATCCGAAGCCCTCGCGTTGGCCGATTCGATCCGATCGGTGCGAGAAAACGTCCGCTACTGCGATAGCTGTTTTAACCTCTCCGAAGGGGCCCGTTGTCCTATCTGTGCCGATCCCAGTCGCGATCAAACACGGTTGTGTATCGTCGAACAACCTCGCGATCTGATCTCGCTGGAACAGTCGGGGATGTTCCGCGGTTTGTACCATGTGTTGTTGGGGCGAATCGCTCCTTTGGACGGGATCGGCCCCGATCAATTGACGATCGATCCGTTGGTCGATCGGGTCCGCTTGGGCAACTTCACCGAAGTGATCATGGCGACCAATCCGACGGTGGAAGGGGATGGGACGAGCCTATACATCTCGAACCTTCTGCAAGATTATCCCGTGGAAATAACTCGTCTAGCACGCGGGATCACCGCCGGTAGTGTGTTAGAATTTACGAACAAAGAGATCCTTGCCGATGCGTTAAATGGCCGTCAAAAGCTGTGACATTGACCGCGCGGCGGCGTCTGGTTTATGCCAGAATGGATGCTGGTGGTGGTTGTCTGTCGCGGCATCGCGAAACGGATCTGCCGCAGCCGATAATTGATTGTAAAACGTTAAACCTCGCCGCCCACGTTCGTGAGTTGGCCGTCTACCTCAAATAAGACTATTCCGATGCGTATCTCAATGGGCTTTGAACAGCGTCAGCAACAAGTTCAAAAGCTGGCCCCACGGATGATCCAATCGATGGAGATCTTGCAGTTGCCGTTGCTGGCGTTGCAGGAGCGTGTCGAGCAGGAGATGAACGAAAATCCGTTGCTGGAGGTCCAGGACGACGATCCGCAATTGCCGGACGATCCCGAGGAGACCTACGAGAATCCCGATGCGCCAACCGAATCCGAACGGGAGCTTGTGGTCGATAACGACCACGATAATCAGGACGATTTCGAACGCTTGTTGAACATGAAGAACGAGCTTCCCAATACGTTCGACGAGCCGTTCCGCAAATCGTCCAACCAGAT
Above is a genomic segment from Rosistilla ulvae containing:
- the dnaX gene encoding DNA polymerase III subunit gamma/tau, translated to MSDSPASDAKNHDDDKYIVVARRYRPLQFDQLVGQENATRALMNAIETGRVGHAYLFTGARGVGKTSTARIFAKALNAPEGPTATPDNSSDICQAIDAGEDIDVLEIDGASNRGIDEIRQLRAGVGMRPSRARYKIYIIDEVHMLTQQAFNALLKTLEEPPEHVKFIFCTTDPEKIPITVLSRCQRFDFAPVETEAILARLEEIVQSEGCQADQDALRLLARRAAGSMRDSQSLLEQVLSFATDRITVDQVHSMLGTADDTRLSALAVGLIDRDPAAVLKMVDDAVMGGIDAGQLAEQLLGYFRDLMTATVGCGVDMLRHAAPGSYDDLAAQGNRLGIHTILVIVGIIDQAITRMRQSVHSRVLLEAALVQICRLADLQAISDVVAGLRQVSAGGAAPVQPAAVEKKNIDLASNAPAAASVPPANVARSASPAGSAPPPAANAAPPAAVAPNAPAPAPSSSVPAPAAPRPVAAPTAVAERPASGGAAVSPPAAASPSPPGPVSRPAAASQNAAAAVAVQEPPSNNGAPAASGQWDAEYVRSMWRGAIASLDDMTANYAKNAQRVEPAGDGAIRVYFPSARSLDKVSCEKPERRSKLEAALAAVAKRHVHYDCFLIEAPPSQKPVRRALTSADRARRQREVEQEPIIAKMMELFDAEVVKVIPAKEED
- a CDS encoding YbaB/EbfC family nucleoid-associated protein; amino-acid sequence: MFKGLSDIASLMQQAQKLPAKMEEINRQLQSERVSGSAGGGMVTVEMNGAGEVTAVRIEQELMAQGDRELIEDLLPGAINDASAKAKALQAESMQGLTGGISLPGMEAALAKFTGGGGGAN
- the recR gene encoding recombination mediator RecR, which translates into the protein MAELTQSVADMIDQLGRLPGIGRKSAERLAYHLLRVPKSEALALADSIRSVRENVRYCDSCFNLSEGARCPICADPSRDQTRLCIVEQPRDLISLEQSGMFRGLYHVLLGRIAPLDGIGPDQLTIDPLVDRVRLGNFTEVIMATNPTVEGDGTSLYISNLLQDYPVEITRLARGITAGSVLEFTNKEILADALNGRQKL